In Schizosaccharomyces osmophilus chromosome 2, complete sequence, the following proteins share a genomic window:
- the mnr2 gene encoding vacuolar CorA family magnesium ion transmembrane transporter Mnr2 produces the protein MPTDDTVSKFTMPGPSSSSKRPSKRPPMNISNSSARVMDINTDRKPHIPHEAKVENDQASQSVPNDLDPAFDALRFLSMPRNLHGRMSNRSRPYFPLDPSLKNVQNTDDEPTEETRLLDDSNGNAYQYNDKKLAKDVNNPPSMPSSLCSSPKFQANKLNESDEDFSEDIPMPESHPESISRQSEEKPRKDSHDGDVSDFGISSQPSFGKSPKSPSNHYEQYANNQVNEEAQEVVEGRDELFLPISTHHLHDPDFSIMDEWAAKMKETVDEFTDEESDHRKERNRKMSEPLLVNGRYRIRDRWAQLRKSEVDRPYRFTFFTEELPSTIHSHEMWELAHDNQTFENLFRSGGTWWLDVSSPKEEEIRILAKTFGIHPLTVEDITMAEDREKVELFRSYYFVTFRSFNQLPSGPEYLKPLNFYLVVFRDGILTFHMNPTPHPANVRRRIRQLNGYLTINADWIAYALLDDTTDAFAPFIEKIEDEVDTIDEIILGIHHEHVLEVKPQESMLKRVGECRKLIMSLLRLLANKADVVRGLSKRCNESWQVAPRGEIALYLGDVQDHIVTMVQNLNHYEKILSRSHSNYLAQISINMTLVSNETNEVLSRLTILGTILIPLNLVTGLWGMNVQVPGQDVPGLQWFFGILGSLILFAVFSVLLCKWYQVI, from the coding sequence ATGCCTACAGATGATACAGTAAGCAAGTTCACGATGCCTGGCCCATCTTCGTCGTCTAAACGTCCATCCAAACGCCCTCCCATGAATATTAGCAATTCATCCGCGCGTGTGATGGATATAAATACGGATAGAAAGCCTCATATACCTCATGAGGCTAAAGTGGAAAATGATCAAGCTTCTCAATCAGTGCCAAACGATTTGGATCCCGCATTTGATGCTTTGAGGTTTTTAAGTATGCCGAGGAACCTTCATGGACGCATGTCCAATCGATCGCGTCCATATTTCCCTTTAGATCCTAGCCTGAAAAATGTACAAAACACAGATGACGAACCAACGGAGGAAACTCGTTTGCTTGACGACTCAAATGGAAATGCATATCAATACAATGATAAAAAGCTTGCCAAGGATGTTAATAATCCTCCGTCAATGCCAAGCTCTCTTTGCTCCTCCCCGAAATTTCAAGCAAACAAGCTCAACGAGAGCGATGAAGATTTTTCCGAAGACATACCCATGCCGGAGAGCCACCCTGAAAGCATATCAAGACAATCTGAAGAGAAACCCCGTAAAGATAGCCACGACGGCGACGTAAGCGACTTTGGCATTTCTTCTCAGCCTTCATTTGGTAAATCCCCTAAATCTCCCTCGAATCATTATGAACAATATGCAAATAATCAAGTTAACGAAGAGGCTCAAGAGGTTGTCGAAGGGCGTGACGAATTGTTCTTACCCATCTCCACGCATCATCTTCATGATCCGGATTTCTCCATTATGGATGAGTGGGCagcaaagatgaaagaaacaGTTGATGAATTCACCGATGAAGAATCTGATCATCGTAAGGAGcgaaatagaaaaatgaGCGAACCATTGCTTGTCAATGGTCGATATCGTATTCGCGATCGATGGGCTCAATTACGAAAATCTGAGGTTGATCGTCCTTACAGATTTACATTCTTTACGGAAGAATTGCCATCGACGATTCATTCTCATGAAATGTGGGAACTTGCACATGATAATCAAACATTTGAGAACCTTTTCCGATCCGGTGGAACTTGGTGGTTAGATGTCTCGTCCcccaaagaagaagaaatacgTATCCTTGCGAAGACATTTGGTATTCATCCTTTGACAGTGGAGGATATAACCATGGCGGAAGATCGCGAAAAGGTAGAGCTTTTCCGATCTTACTATTTTGTAACATTCCGATCTTTTAATCAGCTTCCTTCTGGGCCCGAGTACTTGAAGCCATTGAACTTTTATCTCGTTGTGTTCCGCGACGGAATTCTTACTTTTCACATGAATCCAACCCCACACCCAGCGAACGTACGCCGGAGAATTCGCCAATTGAACGGATATCTGACTATAAATGCGGATTGGATAGCGTATGCTCTGTTAGATGATACTACAGATGCATTTGCTCCCTTTATCGAGAAGATTGAGGACGAAGTAGATACGATTGATGAAATTATTTTGGGTATTCATCACGAACACGTTTTAGAGGTAAAGCCTCAGGAAAGTATGCTGAAACGTGTTGGTGAATGTAGAAAACTAATTATGAGCTTACTGAGGCTACTTGCAAATAAAGCTGATGTTGTTCGAGGTTTATCAAAACGATGCAATGAATCTTGGCAAGTCGCACCTAGGGGAGAAATTGCTCTTTATCTTGGTGATGTTCAAGATCATATTGTGACAATGGTTCAAAACTTGAATcattatgaaaaaattctaTCGAGAAGTCATTCCAACTACTTGGCTCAGATCTCAATCAATATGACATTGGTGTCAAATGAAACAAACGAAGTCTTGTCCCGATTAACAATATTGGGTACCATTCTTATTCCTTTGAACCTGGTGACAGGTCTCTGGGGTATGAACGTTCAGGTTCCAGGTCAAGATGTTCCTGGCCTTCAATGGTTTTTTGGTATTCTTGGAAGTCTTATACTATTTGCAGTGTTTTCAGTACTTCTTTGTAAATGGTATCAAGTGATCTAA
- the rad25 gene encoding 14-3-3 protein Rad25 translates to MSDSRESYVYLAKLAEQAERYEEMVENMKKVAGLDEKLTVEERNLLSVAYKNIIGARRASWRIISSIEQKEESRGNTKQVGLIKEYRKKIEEELAEICKDVLQVLEKHLIPVAGTGESKVFYYKMKGDYYRYLAEFAVGDICKQAADSSLEAYKSASDIAVAELPPTDPMRLGLALNFSVFYYEILDSPDRACQLAKQAFDEAISELDSLSEESYKDSTLIMQLLRDNLTLWTSDAEYNNSSKEEPAPTSPEVESVEPNQHAADSSNA, encoded by the exons ATGAGCGATTCTCGCGAAAGTTATGTGTATCTCGCCAAATTAGCTGAACAGGCTGAACGCTACGAAG AAATGGTGgagaatatgaaaaaagttGCCGGCTTAGATGAAAAGCTCACAGTTGAAGAACGTAACTTATTGTCCGTCGCTTACAAAAACATCATCGGTGCCCGTAGAGCTTCTTGGCgtattatttcttcaatagaacaaaaggaagagaGCAGGGGTAACACTAAACAAGTTGGTCTGATTAAGGAATACCGCAAGaagattgaagaagaactcGCTGAAATTTGCAAAGATGTTCTCCAAGTTCTTGAGAAGCATTTGATTCCTGTTGCTGGTACTGGCGAATCTAAGGTTTTCTACTACAAAATGAAGGGTGACTACTACCGCTACCTTGCAGAATTTGCTGTCGGTGATATTTGCAAACAAGCCGCTGATAGCTCCTTGGAAGCATACAAGTCTGCCTCCGACATTGCTGTTGCTGAACTCCCTCCCACCGATCCTATGCGTTTGGGTCTTGCTCTTaacttttctgttttctaCTATGAAATTCTTGACTCCCCCGACAGAGCATGCCAGTTGGCCAAACAAGCCTTTGATGAGGCTATTTCCGAACTTGACAGCCTTTCGGAAGAATCTTATAAGGATTCCACTTTGATTATGCAACTTCTCCGTGACAATTTGACTTTATGGACCTCAGACGCAGAATACAACAACTCTTCTAAAGAAGAGCCTGCCCCTACGTCTCCCGAAGTTGAGTCTGTTGAGCCCAATCAGCATGCCGCTGACTCCTCCAATGCTTAA